Proteins encoded by one window of Pseudomonadota bacterium:
- the fdhF gene encoding formate dehydrogenase subunit alpha produces the protein MTTPLIKKNGVFEEASWDEALDLVATRLTEIKEKYGSDSIGSLSSAKCTNEENYLMQKFMRAVIGTNNVDHCARLUHSSTVAGLAAVFGSGAMTNSIRETEVSQGFLVIGSNTTENHPVLGSMIKKEVINNGKKLIVVDPRKIELSKNADYYFSINPGTNIAILNGFMHVLVKEGLYNKDYVETRCEGFEALSKTLEKYTPEYVAEICGIDNPEDIVSAARLMAGLKPMALYYSMGITQFVSGVNGVKSTANLQMLLGNLGVAGGGVNPLRGQNNVQGACDMGALPNVYPAYQPVTTEENKAKFEAAWDVSGLSTKPGLTLLEMFNQAIAGNVKAVYEMGENPVVSDPNQHHVIEALKSLEFFVVQDIFLTETAQYADVVLPACAFLEKEGSVTNTERRVQLMHKVLPPKGDVKDDWWIITQVANRMGAKWHYTKPEDIFEEIRKVTPSYAGITYERAEWSLLQWPCPNVDHPGTQYLHKEKFSRGLGLFTPIEYTPPAEGTDSEYPMILTTGRILDHFHTGTMTRNSKVLDENVPEGYIELNPNDAENFNIKNGELVSVSSRRGSIRIKAKVTEKVKPNIVFIPFHFFEACANVLTIDALDPLCKIPEYKVCSCKIEKIQP, from the coding sequence TTGACCACACCGCTTATAAAGAAAAATGGTGTATTTGAGGAGGCAAGCTGGGATGAAGCGCTTGATCTCGTTGCGACCAGGTTAACAGAGATAAAGGAAAAGTACGGTTCTGACTCGATAGGTTCTTTATCCTCGGCAAAATGCACTAACGAAGAAAACTATCTTATGCAAAAATTTATGCGCGCCGTGATCGGGACAAATAACGTTGATCACTGCGCACGTCTCTGACACAGCTCAACTGTCGCCGGTCTGGCGGCTGTGTTCGGTTCTGGAGCAATGACAAATTCTATAAGGGAGACCGAGGTTTCCCAGGGGTTTCTGGTGATTGGTTCGAATACGACAGAGAACCATCCTGTTCTTGGTTCAATGATAAAAAAGGAAGTTATAAACAATGGAAAGAAGCTTATTGTGGTCGACCCCAGGAAAATAGAACTTTCAAAAAATGCTGACTACTATTTTTCGATAAATCCAGGCACAAACATTGCCATCCTGAATGGCTTTATGCACGTTCTTGTAAAGGAGGGACTTTATAATAAGGACTATGTAGAAACGAGATGCGAGGGTTTTGAAGCGCTGTCGAAGACCCTTGAAAAATATACGCCTGAATATGTTGCAGAGATTTGTGGTATCGATAATCCCGAGGATATTGTGAGTGCGGCAAGACTCATGGCCGGGTTGAAACCCATGGCACTCTATTACTCAATGGGTATTACCCAGTTTGTGTCAGGTGTTAACGGGGTAAAATCTACTGCGAACCTTCAAATGTTGCTCGGCAATCTTGGTGTTGCCGGCGGCGGAGTAAATCCTCTCAGAGGACAGAATAATGTTCAGGGTGCCTGTGATATGGGTGCTTTACCGAATGTATACCCCGCTTACCAGCCTGTAACAACAGAAGAAAATAAGGCAAAATTCGAGGCCGCCTGGGATGTTTCCGGACTCTCCACCAAGCCGGGCCTCACACTGCTCGAAATGTTCAACCAGGCAATTGCCGGTAATGTGAAGGCAGTATATGAAATGGGTGAAAATCCGGTTGTATCTGACCCGAATCAGCACCATGTCATTGAAGCGCTGAAATCCTTGGAATTTTTTGTGGTGCAGGATATTTTTCTTACTGAAACCGCTCAATACGCAGATGTTGTACTGCCTGCCTGTGCCTTCCTCGAGAAGGAAGGCAGCGTGACGAATACGGAAAGAAGGGTCCAGCTAATGCACAAGGTTCTTCCGCCAAAAGGCGATGTGAAAGACGATTGGTGGATTATCACACAGGTGGCAAACAGGATGGGTGCAAAATGGCATTACACAAAACCTGAAGATATTTTCGAAGAAATCAGGAAGGTTACCCCGTCATATGCCGGTATAACCTATGAAAGGGCCGAATGGTCTCTGCTGCAATGGCCATGTCCTAACGTTGATCATCCGGGGACTCAGTATCTCCATAAGGAAAAGTTTTCAAGAGGCCTTGGTTTATTTACACCTATCGAATATACTCCACCGGCAGAAGGTACTGACTCAGAATATCCTATGATATTAACGACCGGACGTATACTTGACCACTTCCATACCGGTACAATGACAAGGAATTCAAAAGTGCTCGATGAAAATGTACCGGAAGGGTATATTGAACTTAATCCAAACGATGCAGAGAACTTCAATATAAAAAACGGAGAGCTTGTATCGGTATCGTCGAGACGTGGAAGTATCAGGATAAAAGCAAAGGTAACCGAAAAGGTAAAGCCGAATATAGTTTTTATACCTTTTCATTTCTTTGAGGCATGTGCGAACGTTTTAACAATAGATGCGCTGGACCCCTTATGTAAAATACCGGAATATAAGGTATGTTCCTGCAAGATAGAGAAGATTCAGCCTTAA
- a CDS encoding enoyl-CoA hydratase/isomerase family protein — translation MSVILESSENGIYTITLNRPDKKNSMNSELLVHLHKSLQKADNSGAQIIVIRGSGKAFCAGGDLIEFKESKDPGARIDTMAGVLHESIKLIRNTGAVVIAVLEGVAVGAGIGLSLACDLSVATKNTVMNMGYRRIGLTPDGGGSILLSRLVGAKRFNEFYLLSRNIDMAEAKELGLVNVVVEEDELEGKLTDLIKEIKMLPMETIKYFKDLVNDSLFSGLDNHLDKERFYVSELAGKPLFKERLAEFFSRR, via the coding sequence ATGTCAGTAATATTGGAATCATCCGAAAACGGAATATACACGATCACCCTTAACAGGCCGGATAAGAAAAACTCAATGAATTCGGAACTCCTCGTCCATCTCCATAAATCACTGCAAAAAGCTGATAATAGCGGCGCTCAAATAATAGTTATTCGAGGATCAGGAAAGGCCTTCTGCGCCGGCGGAGATCTTATTGAATTTAAAGAAAGCAAAGACCCGGGCGCACGCATCGATACAATGGCCGGTGTGCTCCACGAAAGTATAAAGCTTATAAGGAACACCGGCGCTGTTGTAATTGCCGTACTGGAAGGCGTAGCGGTGGGTGCAGGTATTGGGCTTTCTCTGGCATGTGACCTGTCTGTTGCCACAAAAAACACCGTAATGAACATGGGGTACAGGAGAATAGGTCTTACCCCGGATGGCGGCGGGAGCATATTGCTTTCCAGGCTTGTCGGTGCAAAACGTTTTAATGAATTTTACTTACTATCACGAAATATCGATATGGCCGAGGCAAAGGAACTGGGGCTGGTAAATGTTGTCGTAGAAGAGGATGAATTAGAAGGAAAATTGACCGATCTCATCAAAGAGATTAAAATGCTCCCCATGGAAACCATAAAGTATTTCAAAGACCTTGTGAATGACTCGCTGTTTTCAGGTCTTGACAACCACCTCGACAAGGAAAGGTTCTATGTTTCCGAGCTTGCCGGAAAACCACTATTTAAGGAGCGTTTAGCGGAGTTTTTCAGCAGGAGGTAA
- a CDS encoding formate/nitrite transporter family protein: protein MANKPVEIVQLAGDAGKYKANLTPGNWLVRSFMAGLFIAVGGALATVCSTGMPIPGVKSLIAGAVFPVGLIAIVLTGMSLFTGDTMLIPMAVFQKKSTWARVFNAWFWVYIGNFIGSLFWAYLMSVGPFSKGGSPEVTVFGQNAITIAEAKVLPYIAAGGAGLWSAFMKGIACNLLVNVAILLAISSKNMIGKFFGIWFPIMAFVSSGFEHSVANMYFIPTGIMLGAKVTWGQFIYWNLVPVTIGNIVGGFIFIGAVYYWSFKKELSSMSPT, encoded by the coding sequence ATGGCTAACAAACCAGTAGAAATTGTCCAGCTTGCAGGTGACGCAGGGAAGTATAAGGCAAATCTCACACCCGGCAATTGGCTTGTGAGAAGCTTTATGGCAGGTCTCTTTATCGCTGTAGGAGGGGCGCTTGCAACGGTCTGTTCCACGGGGATGCCGATACCGGGCGTCAAATCTTTAATTGCAGGAGCAGTCTTCCCTGTGGGCTTGATCGCCATCGTGCTTACCGGGATGTCACTCTTTACCGGAGACACTATGCTTATCCCCATGGCGGTGTTTCAGAAAAAATCCACCTGGGCGAGGGTTTTTAACGCATGGTTCTGGGTATATATCGGTAATTTCATTGGTTCCCTTTTCTGGGCTTATCTCATGTCTGTCGGGCCTTTCAGTAAGGGTGGCTCACCCGAAGTGACTGTATTCGGGCAGAACGCAATCACTATTGCAGAAGCAAAGGTATTGCCATATATAGCAGCAGGAGGTGCAGGGCTATGGTCTGCGTTTATGAAGGGTATTGCCTGTAACCTTCTCGTGAATGTTGCCATTCTGCTTGCCATTTCCTCGAAGAACATGATCGGTAAGTTTTTCGGGATCTGGTTTCCCATCATGGCCTTTGTTTCGTCAGGCTTTGAGCATAGTGTGGCAAATATGTATTTTATTCCCACAGGAATTATGCTCGGCGCAAAAGTTACATGGGGTCAATTCATTTACTGGAATCTTGTACCAGTAACGATAGGAAATATCGTCGGTGGTTTCATATTTATCGGTGCAGTCTATTACTGGTCTTTCAAAAAAGAATTATCAAGCATGTCGCCTACATAG